One region of Exiguobacterium acetylicum genomic DNA includes:
- a CDS encoding DMT family transporter, producing MTYFMYLFCLIVWGLNFIAVKIQGTPVALEVSLTYRLAMTAVLFILFALFVKRTNKPTASDMPFIVVFGICNFALSYLCLYYATMLSSAAIVTLIFSLKVILTPIALRLFLKETLHARVWIGGCFGIIGVGVLIVPSLSSIHGLTDLKGVLIALVGTLLTSVGDASSARNAKQRINPVHANAIGFTVASLLMGAIVWFQGTPLTVPTTVTYLSALLYLTVIASLLAWLFYLKLVERIGGAKSGYMVALFPLIGGVASVLIGESTLSLPLIVGCLFSCIGASIALGIRPSRQRNKVFS from the coding sequence ATGACTTATTTCATGTATCTATTTTGTTTGATCGTCTGGGGACTGAACTTCATTGCTGTCAAAATCCAAGGAACACCTGTCGCCTTGGAAGTATCACTGACCTATCGATTAGCGATGACCGCTGTTCTTTTCATTCTATTCGCGTTATTCGTTAAACGAACGAACAAACCTACCGCGTCGGACATGCCTTTCATCGTCGTATTCGGTATCTGTAACTTCGCTCTGAGTTATTTATGCCTCTATTACGCGACGATGTTAAGCTCTGCCGCCATCGTGACGTTGATTTTCTCACTCAAGGTCATTCTGACACCGATCGCTCTGCGCTTGTTTTTAAAAGAGACCCTCCATGCGCGCGTTTGGATTGGGGGATGTTTTGGTATCATCGGCGTCGGTGTCCTGATCGTTCCGAGTCTAAGCAGCATCCATGGACTGACCGATTTAAAAGGTGTCTTGATTGCTCTAGTCGGCACGCTATTGACGTCAGTAGGTGACGCCAGTTCAGCGCGGAACGCCAAGCAACGAATCAACCCGGTTCATGCCAACGCGATTGGATTCACTGTCGCGAGTCTACTGATGGGCGCCATCGTCTGGTTCCAAGGAACACCACTTACGGTCCCGACAACCGTCACCTATCTTTCTGCCTTACTCTATTTAACCGTGATCGCATCATTACTTGCGTGGCTGTTTTATTTGAAACTCGTCGAACGGATCGGTGGTGCGAAGAGCGGCTATATGGTGGCACTATTTCCGCTAATTGGCGGTGTTGCTTCCGTATTGATCGGTGAATCGACGCTGTCTCTTCCTTTAATCGTCGGGTGTCTATTTAGTTGTATCGGGGCTTCGATTGCTCTAGGGATTCGTCCGTCTCGGCAACGAAATAAAGTATTCAGCTAA
- a CDS encoding ABC transporter permease: MLSFIWNSWWRNKERFILLLVGVLIVSTGLSYLIGTTQANNGTVVDELQKRWGSSYDIVVRPQGSRSVTENLNLLEPNYMSGLDGGITRKQYETIKQIADVEVAAPIAMIGNYNTYAESETYNFKDQGIYKITIQDTQDTGLKKEKETTTSFVGAGWFPPESDGLNRDISPQALGEHPIIGYGSSTMLAGIDPEAEAKLVGLDKATLKETHSRYFTKDDVVDDYGDDVWGIPLILNSKEYVNATRTYRYEKVDLPIINDSMVDTVRGIMKKGGESYLKTLPVDDSKEYRVSTQQANKQLVENILQDKFPERPPGSFEWLSLKPSSVEYQTIASPFAKRWPFTYQVTPQEISENVLISKRSMYRKVRSFGDTSINMDAVPKMRLNFIGVFDPKKLNISKDPLTELPMETYFPAKAQWVMDKNEKPVNPVRDVKPTNDPYDFLTKPPSILTTLDAAFKLRGDKAISAIRVNVKGVETMNATSEKKLKAVAQEIEDKTGLITDVTLGSSPQLALTYLPGLKGESALGWVQQPWIKLGSSMAIFQEAKVGMSGIIASVIAVALVYVFSSNIILLYARKKEFAILLSLGWRPRQLSKLLFLEATLLGTLVALISWTILGSFWLTADHPIALSRIILIGLAGLLIYWGGTLVPMTLIRRIQPFESMRSGEVSKGRRFVRAQSVLGMSINQLATYWQRTILSTIAIALPTSLFIFFLFITFRLKGVLYATWLGEYVALEVGTMHYVAMGVALLIAILTTTEIMWQNVNERKSQLAVLKATGWRNGQIRTLVLSEGLMTGLFAGIIGLLIALAMIGFVYNQFPTGELGFLSIMLLIPMVTGVLGALLPAQRAVRITPNAAIGSVVSNQKATERQFKIALGSIGTVLVAGVASLFFFAAEETTTTTVQPKAEPTVVTTGQKLQDQASEPIQKKQSKKTNTDAIEELMNKGRLQTYTGDKKLMKERGFMVSSAKRVSLKDLPKDKQAVSVRLEMQVKGEDSADSYIDYKPSSFPLIDRHKKSYTPEETINLNKKAYSESLGYYAPLHSKIDVIYVVPKTENTFVMNVKTGFTGFLYTVKIKL, encoded by the coding sequence GAGTGTGACGGAAAACTTGAACCTACTCGAGCCGAACTACATGAGTGGACTCGACGGTGGGATCACCCGCAAACAATACGAGACAATCAAGCAGATTGCTGACGTCGAAGTCGCCGCCCCTATCGCGATGATTGGCAATTATAATACCTATGCTGAATCAGAGACGTACAATTTCAAAGATCAAGGCATCTATAAGATTACGATTCAAGACACGCAAGATACCGGTTTAAAGAAAGAAAAAGAGACAACAACTTCTTTTGTCGGTGCAGGCTGGTTCCCTCCAGAAAGTGATGGATTGAACCGTGATATCAGTCCACAAGCGTTAGGAGAACATCCTATCATCGGTTACGGCAGTTCGACGATGCTTGCCGGAATCGATCCGGAAGCAGAAGCAAAGCTTGTCGGACTTGATAAGGCGACACTAAAGGAAACGCATAGCCGCTATTTCACGAAGGATGATGTCGTGGACGATTATGGAGATGACGTATGGGGTATCCCATTGATTTTGAACAGTAAGGAGTATGTCAATGCGACGCGGACCTATCGCTACGAGAAAGTTGATCTCCCAATCATCAATGACTCGATGGTCGATACGGTACGAGGAATCATGAAAAAAGGTGGTGAATCCTATCTCAAGACACTACCAGTAGATGATTCGAAGGAATATCGAGTGTCGACTCAACAAGCTAATAAGCAACTCGTGGAGAATATTTTGCAAGATAAATTTCCGGAGAGACCCCCGGGAAGCTTTGAATGGTTATCTCTAAAGCCATCATCTGTCGAGTATCAAACGATTGCTAGTCCTTTCGCGAAACGCTGGCCATTTACTTATCAAGTAACACCTCAAGAGATCTCGGAGAACGTCCTGATCTCAAAACGATCGATGTATCGAAAAGTACGATCCTTTGGTGATACCTCCATCAACATGGATGCCGTTCCCAAGATGCGTTTGAACTTCATCGGTGTCTTCGATCCGAAAAAATTAAACATCTCGAAGGATCCGTTGACGGAACTGCCGATGGAGACCTATTTCCCAGCAAAAGCCCAATGGGTCATGGATAAGAATGAAAAGCCAGTCAATCCGGTTCGCGACGTCAAACCGACGAACGACCCGTATGACTTCTTGACGAAACCACCATCGATTCTGACGACGCTTGATGCCGCCTTTAAGTTACGTGGTGACAAAGCCATCTCCGCTATCCGTGTCAACGTCAAAGGTGTCGAAACGATGAACGCGACAAGTGAGAAAAAGTTGAAAGCTGTCGCTCAAGAGATCGAGGATAAGACCGGTCTGATCACGGATGTCACACTCGGCTCCTCGCCGCAGCTCGCCTTAACCTACTTGCCTGGATTAAAGGGCGAATCGGCACTCGGATGGGTCCAACAACCTTGGATCAAACTCGGTTCGTCGATGGCGATCTTCCAAGAAGCAAAAGTCGGGATGAGCGGTATCATCGCAAGTGTCATTGCTGTTGCGCTCGTCTATGTTTTTAGTTCAAACATCATCTTACTCTATGCCCGCAAGAAGGAATTTGCGATTTTACTCTCGCTCGGTTGGCGACCACGTCAGCTCTCAAAATTACTGTTCCTTGAAGCGACACTACTCGGCACCCTCGTTGCCTTGATTTCTTGGACAATCCTCGGTTCGTTCTGGCTGACGGCGGATCACCCGATTGCCTTATCACGAATCATCTTGATTGGACTCGCTGGTCTGTTGATTTATTGGGGCGGTACGCTCGTTCCGATGACACTCATCCGACGGATTCAACCGTTTGAGAGCATGCGCTCTGGTGAAGTCTCCAAAGGACGGCGGTTCGTCCGGGCACAAAGTGTCCTTGGGATGAGCATCAATCAGCTCGCAACCTACTGGCAACGGACGATCCTTTCGACGATCGCGATTGCCTTACCGACGAGTTTGTTCATCTTTTTCTTGTTCATCACCTTCCGCTTGAAAGGCGTCTTGTATGCGACGTGGCTCGGTGAATACGTTGCCCTTGAAGTCGGCACGATGCATTACGTTGCGATGGGCGTTGCTTTACTCATCGCTATCCTAACGACGACGGAGATCATGTGGCAAAATGTCAACGAACGAAAAAGTCAGCTCGCTGTCTTAAAAGCAACCGGGTGGCGCAATGGTCAAATCCGGACGCTCGTCTTAAGTGAAGGATTGATGACGGGACTGTTCGCCGGAATCATCGGCTTACTGATTGCCCTTGCGATGATTGGTTTTGTCTACAATCAGTTCCCAACAGGTGAACTTGGTTTTTTAAGCATCATGTTACTGATTCCGATGGTGACGGGTGTTCTCGGTGCCCTCTTACCGGCTCAACGGGCTGTTCGAATCACCCCGAACGCTGCAATCGGTAGTGTCGTCTCGAACCAAAAAGCGACTGAGCGTCAATTTAAGATCGCCCTCGGTTCAATCGGTACCGTATTAGTCGCAGGTGTAGCGAGTTTGTTCTTCTTTGCGGCAGAAGAGACGACTACGACGACCGTTCAACCGAAAGCTGAACCAACTGTCGTGACAACCGGACAAAAGTTACAAGATCAAGCAAGTGAACCGATTCAAAAGAAACAGTCGAAGAAAACAAATACAGACGCCATCGAAGAACTGATGAATAAAGGTCGTCTTCAGACTTATACTGGCGATAAAAAGTTAATGAAAGAACGTGGATTCATGGTCAGTTCGGCGAAACGTGTTTCACTTAAGGATCTTCCGAAAGATAAACAAGCCGTATCCGTCAGACTTGAGATGCAGGTAAAGGGTGAAGATTCGGCTGACTCTTATATTGACTATAAACCATCTTCTTTCCCATTGATTGATCGTCACAAGAAAAGCTACACGCCAGAAGAGACGATTAACCTAAACAAAAAAGCCTATTCAGAAAGCTTAGGTTACTACGCTCCCTTACACTCTAAAATTGATGTCATCTATGTGGTACCAAAGACAGAAAACACCTTCGTCATGAACGTAAAAACAGGCTTCACCGGTTTTCTCTACACCGTTAAAATCAAATTATGA
- a CDS encoding GNAT family N-acetyltransferase yields the protein MNIRQLSVHEDPPMELLLSADPSQKLVESYIKRSYCFVAERNDKWIGVYVLLPTRPQTIEIVNISVDESHQKQGIGKDLLRHAICTAKVLGYTTIEIGTGNSSIGQLALYQKCGFRIVGVDMNFFLRHYEEEIIENGIRCTDMIRLSQDI from the coding sequence ATGAACATCCGACAATTGTCCGTCCATGAAGATCCACCGATGGAGCTTTTGCTATCAGCAGACCCGTCTCAAAAGTTAGTCGAAAGCTATATAAAAAGAAGTTATTGTTTCGTCGCTGAAAGGAATGACAAGTGGATTGGTGTATATGTACTTCTCCCGACAAGACCCCAAACGATTGAAATCGTAAATATCTCAGTAGATGAGTCGCATCAAAAACAAGGTATCGGAAAAGATCTTTTACGACATGCGATTTGTACAGCGAAAGTACTGGGGTATACGACCATTGAAATCGGAACGGGCAATTCAAGCATTGGACAGCTAGCACTTTACCAAAAATGTGGATTCAGAATTGTTGGAGTTGATATGAACTTCTTCTTGAGACACTATGAAGAGGAGATCATCGAAAACGGAATCCGTTGCACGGATATGATTCGATTATCCCAAGACATATAA
- a CDS encoding GntR family transcriptional regulator, with protein sequence MSQSTLQTAIKEELLSRIKRGYYEEGKKFPTEYVLCEEFDVSRTTVRGALNQLTLEGYLIRQQGRGTFVAGKKVRQTLSHTPNNYAAQLAVQGKRGEVSLIQLSVVSATDVLTEVFPVEEQAPIQKIERIRHADGEPTQYEISFIPWSIAPGITKEQAEHSLFDTLAKVFDIQVAKTTESLEIVLADEVISSHLKCPVNAPCFYIETVTEDQEGRIIEYSRSYFRGDKTNFVIERSYR encoded by the coding sequence ATGTCGCAATCGACGTTACAGACGGCAATCAAGGAAGAGTTACTGTCGCGAATCAAGAGAGGTTATTACGAAGAAGGGAAGAAGTTCCCGACGGAGTATGTACTTTGTGAAGAGTTCGATGTCAGTCGGACGACCGTTCGAGGTGCGTTGAACCAGTTGACGCTTGAAGGGTATCTGATTCGACAGCAAGGACGTGGGACGTTCGTCGCCGGTAAAAAAGTTCGGCAGACATTGTCGCATACACCGAACAACTACGCCGCTCAGTTAGCGGTGCAGGGAAAGCGGGGCGAGGTGTCGTTGATACAATTATCCGTCGTCTCAGCGACCGACGTCCTAACGGAAGTCTTTCCTGTAGAAGAGCAAGCGCCCATCCAGAAGATTGAACGGATTCGTCATGCAGATGGTGAACCGACACAATATGAAATCTCATTCATCCCCTGGTCGATTGCTCCAGGGATTACGAAGGAACAAGCGGAGCATTCGTTGTTCGATACATTAGCAAAAGTTTTCGACATTCAGGTAGCGAAAACGACAGAGTCACTCGAAATCGTCCTAGCGGATGAAGTGATCAGTAGTCATCTGAAATGTCCAGTCAATGCGCCATGTTTCTACATCGAAACAGTAACGGAGGATCAGGAAGGTCGAATCATCGAGTATTCACGATCCTACTTCCGCGGGGATAAGACAAACTTCGTGATTGAACGTTCGTATCGTTAA
- a CDS encoding ABC transporter permease, whose translation MLRFIWNSWWRNKERFILLLVGVLIVSTGLSYLIGTTQANNGTVVDELQKRWGSSYDIVVRPKDSRSVTEDLKLLEPNYTSGLDGGITRKQYETIKKITDVEVAAPIAMIGNSYIDANVGTHTITDPGIYKLTITDSQNTGLKMEKDTTTSFLAAGWEPPSGTRVKGVSLLELGEQPLFAYGSATMLAGIDPEAEAKMVGLDQSTKSATYSRYFKTDDSPVDMGSDVYQIPILLNQREYVDAFRTYKYEKVDLPLQNDSINTTMEQVIQKGGYKYLNTLPLSDKKTYKVTTSDTQKTLVNDILKNTVPEEPPGSFNWLALKPSPISYQSVASPYPSRWPFSYQVKPHEVTNDSLLAKRTMYREARLFGTDINNMPKMRFNYIGVFDPKKLDISKDPLTELPMETYFPAKAQWVMDKKDRPVNPPRDVKPTNDAYDFLTKPPSMLTTLDAAFKLRGKKAISVIRVNVKGVETMNAESEKKLHAVAQEIEDKTGLITDVTLGSSPQLALTYLPGLKGESALGWVQQPWIKLGSSMAIFQEAKVGMSGVILSVIAVALVYVFSSNIILLFARKKEFAILLSLGWRPRQLSKLLFFEATLLGSFVTLISWAILGSFWLTTNHATSVGRIILIGLVGLLIYWGGTLVPMALIRKIRPYESMKSGEVSKGHRIVRARGIVGMSINQLATYWQRTLLSIIAIALPTSLFIFFLFVTFRLKGVLYATWLGEFVALEVGTMHYVAMGVALMIAILTTTEIMWQNVNERKTQLAVLKATGWRDGYIRSLVLIEGMMTGLFAGILGLLVALGMIGFVYNQFPVSELGFLSMMLLIPMLTGILGALLPAQRAVRITPNAAIGSVVINSKATERRFKIALGTTGGVLLAAVVTLFFFASSEDTDTSTTPVTSKVPIVQTTGSKLRDMKNDSKPTEKAPSKSTATTIDKLMKQGLVQTYPGDPLHKQSTFHVDRLIQTPPASLDLPTLKNERYVTVPVILHEKGESDIGYAVYRPNTFTLQDAKGHAYEPIDYVNHNEKAWVNAFQYYPPYRSQVDLVYRVPDKKATYVLLADGAAVGKKITVKIDLQKRTN comes from the coding sequence ATGCTTAGATTCATCTGGAACTCTTGGTGGCGGAACAAAGAACGATTCATTCTCCTTCTCGTCGGTGTCCTGATCGTCAGTACCGGACTGAGTTATCTGATTGGGACGACACAAGCCAATAATGGAACAGTCGTCGACGAACTTCAAAAACGTTGGGGATCGTCCTACGATATTGTCGTTCGTCCGAAAGACAGCCGAAGTGTGACGGAAGATTTGAAGTTGCTTGAACCAAACTATACAAGTGGTCTTGACGGCGGCATCACGCGTAAACAATATGAGACAATCAAAAAAATTACGGACGTCGAAGTCGCTGCCCCGATTGCGATGATCGGAAATAGTTATATCGATGCGAACGTCGGTACCCACACGATCACCGATCCCGGCATCTATAAACTGACGATCACCGACTCCCAAAATACCGGTCTGAAGATGGAAAAAGATACGACGACTTCCTTCCTCGCTGCCGGTTGGGAGCCTCCAAGCGGGACACGTGTGAAAGGCGTGTCTTTATTAGAACTCGGAGAACAACCATTATTCGCTTATGGTAGTGCGACGATGCTCGCTGGAATTGATCCGGAAGCCGAGGCGAAAATGGTCGGACTGGATCAATCGACTAAATCCGCTACATACAGCCGCTATTTTAAAACGGATGACAGTCCCGTTGACATGGGGAGTGACGTCTATCAAATCCCGATCTTATTAAATCAGCGCGAGTACGTTGATGCCTTCCGGACATATAAATATGAAAAAGTTGATCTCCCCTTACAGAACGATTCGATCAATACGACGATGGAGCAAGTTATTCAAAAAGGTGGCTACAAGTACCTGAACACGTTACCTTTATCGGATAAAAAAACATATAAAGTCACGACTTCGGATACGCAGAAGACATTAGTGAATGACATTCTAAAAAATACGGTTCCAGAAGAGCCACCCGGAAGCTTTAATTGGCTAGCACTCAAACCATCACCGATTTCCTATCAAAGCGTCGCTAGTCCCTATCCGTCCCGGTGGCCGTTCAGTTACCAGGTCAAACCACATGAAGTCACAAACGATAGCCTACTCGCCAAACGGACGATGTACCGTGAAGCACGTCTATTTGGAACAGACATTAATAACATGCCTAAAATGCGTTTTAATTACATTGGCGTCTTTGATCCGAAAAAGCTAGACATTTCAAAAGATCCGTTAACGGAACTACCAATGGAGACCTACTTCCCAGCGAAGGCTCAGTGGGTCATGGATAAGAAGGATCGTCCAGTTAATCCACCACGTGATGTCAAACCGACGAACGATGCCTATGACTTCCTGACAAAACCGCCTTCGATGCTGACAACACTGGATGCCGCCTTCAAGTTACGAGGCAAAAAAGCAATCTCTGTCATTCGCGTCAATGTCAAAGGTGTCGAGACGATGAATGCAGAGAGCGAAAAGAAACTCCACGCGGTCGCGCAAGAAATCGAAGATAAGACAGGACTAATCACAGACGTGACGCTCGGTTCCTCGCCGCAACTCGCTTTAACCTACTTACCTGGTCTAAAAGGAGAATCGGCACTCGGCTGGGTGCAACAGCCGTGGATCAAGCTCGGCTCCTCGATGGCCATTTTCCAAGAAGCCAAGGTCGGAATGAGCGGGGTCATCTTAAGCGTCATCGCGGTTGCTTTAGTGTATGTCTTTAGTTCGAACATCATTTTATTGTTTGCTCGGAAAAAGGAATTCGCGATTTTACTGTCGCTCGGTTGGCGCCCGCGTCAACTCTCGAAGTTATTATTTTTTGAAGCAACCCTTTTAGGAAGTTTCGTCACCTTGATTTCTTGGGCGATTCTCGGCTCATTCTGGTTGACGACGAACCATGCGACTTCAGTCGGACGTATCATCCTGATTGGTCTCGTGGGTCTTCTCATCTACTGGGGCGGCACACTTGTTCCGATGGCACTCATTCGGAAAATTCGTCCTTATGAGAGCATGAAGTCGGGGGAAGTTTCAAAAGGACACCGGATTGTCCGTGCTCGGGGTATCGTCGGCATGAGCATCAACCAGCTCGCGACCTATTGGCAACGGACGCTCCTGTCGATCATCGCGATTGCCTTACCTACAAGCCTGTTCATCTTCTTCCTGTTCGTCACGTTCCGCTTAAAAGGTGTCTTATATGCGACGTGGCTCGGTGAATTCGTCGCCCTTGAAGTTGGAACGATGCATTATGTCGCGATGGGCGTCGCACTCATGATTGCCATTCTAACAACGACAGAAATCATGTGGCAGAACGTCAATGAACGAAAAACACAACTTGCCGTCTTAAAAGCCACCGGTTGGCGAGATGGGTACATCCGCTCGCTCGTCCTGATTGAAGGGATGATGACCGGACTCTTTGCCGGCATACTCGGTCTACTCGTCGCTCTAGGGATGATTGGCTTTGTCTACAATCAGTTCCCGGTCAGCGAACTCGGCTTCTTAAGTATGATGTTATTGATCCCGATGTTAACTGGTATCCTCGGTGCATTGCTTCCTGCACAACGCGCCGTACGAATTACACCAAATGCTGCTATTGGGAGTGTGGTCATCAACTCGAAAGCGACAGAGCGTCGCTTTAAAATCGCCCTTGGAACGACGGGTGGCGTCTTACTCGCTGCTGTCGTCACCCTCTTCTTCTTCGCGTCGTCTGAGGATACTGATACATCGACGACTCCGGTCACGTCAAAAGTACCGATTGTCCAAACGACAGGAAGTAAGTTACGCGATATGAAAAATGATTCAAAGCCAACTGAAAAAGCACCGTCTAAGTCAACTGCGACGACCATCGACAAGCTGATGAAACAAGGCTTAGTTCAAACCTATCCAGGTGATCCGCTCCATAAACAGAGTACTTTCCATGTGGATCGGTTAATTCAGACACCACCCGCGTCGCTCGATTTACCGACACTCAAGAATGAACGTTATGTGACGGTGCCAGTCATCCTACATGAAAAAGGAGAGAGCGACATCGGCTATGCGGTCTACAGACCGAACACTTTCACGCTTCAAGATGCGAAGGGACATGCTTATGAGCCCATCGATTACGTCAATCACAATGAAAAAGCATGGGTCAATGCTTTTCAGTATTATCCTCCGTATCGCTCTCAAGTAGATTTGGTCTATCGCGTGCCAGACAAAAAAGCGACCTATGTACTGTTAGCGGACGGGGCTGCAGTTGGTAAAAAAATCACCGTTAAAATCGATCTACAGAAGCGAACGAATTAA
- a CDS encoding DUF7878 domain-containing protein, whose product MSRIRCTYDFLNSPNAISNASARDIPTILSIEANVKIIINHALYLETSLAIFEFYKSLYRWKRLVKPSCIPVFYYYSVEFDHDEEGAIVSMVPSADQGRIQSIWGDERMNTVFPLDILVPCLSDLERQLRFDLEAYFDIQLDAFIRHIPYSSPKR is encoded by the coding sequence ATGTCTCGAATCAGATGTACATATGATTTTTTAAATTCACCGAACGCTATTTCAAATGCTTCAGCAAGGGATATCCCCACCATTCTGTCGATTGAAGCAAATGTCAAAATCATCATTAATCATGCACTATATCTTGAAACATCGTTAGCCATCTTCGAGTTTTATAAATCGTTGTATCGGTGGAAAAGACTGGTGAAGCCTTCATGTATTCCTGTCTTTTATTATTATTCGGTGGAGTTTGATCATGATGAGGAAGGAGCAATCGTATCGATGGTCCCTTCTGCTGATCAAGGAAGGATTCAATCGATTTGGGGCGATGAACGGATGAACACTGTTTTTCCTCTCGACATCTTAGTGCCGTGCTTGTCTGATTTAGAAAGGCAACTGCGATTCGATCTTGAAGCGTACTTCGACATTCAGCTGGATGCCTTCATCCGTCACATTCCCTATTCGTCACCAAAACGCTAA